Below is a genomic region from Bacillus mycoides.
CTAACAGGTGAAGATTATTTTTATTTCTATGATGCTGCCGCGCCAATCGTTGAGAAAGACAGCATTGACATGAATAAAGTATATTTAAAATCCCGTTATGATAAAGGTGAAGCGGCATATTTAAACTGTCCAATGACAGAAGAAGAGTTTGATCGTTTTTATGAGGCTTTAATTGCTGCTGAGACAGTGCCTTTAAAAGAATTTGAAAAAGAAATTTTCTTTGAAGGTTGTATGCCAGTAGAAGTTATGGCAAGTAGAGGAAGACAGACGTTAGTATTTGGGCCGATGAAGCCTGTTGGGTTAGAAGATCCGAAAACAGGGAAAACACCGTATGCGGTTGTTCAGTTACGTCAAGATGATGCAGCAGGAACATTATACAATATTGTAGGCTTCCAAACACATTTAAAGTGGGGGCCACAAAAAGAAGTGTTACAGCTAATTCCAGGACTAGAAAACGCAGAGATTGTACGTTATGGTGTAATGCATCGTAATACGTTTATTAATTCGCCTAATTTGCTTCGTCCAACATATCAATATAAACAACGTGATGATTTATTCTTCGCTGGTCAAATGACTGGTGTAGAGGGTTATGTTGAATCAGCAGCATCAGGATTATTAGCGGGTATTAACGCTGCTCGACTTGTACAAGGTGAAGAGCCAGTTGTATTACCACCTGTAACTGCAATGGGAAGTATGGCAAATTATATTACTGCGACAAATGCGAAAAACTTCCAGCCAATGAATGCAAACTTCGGTTTATTTACACCGTTAGAGAAGAAAATTAAAAAGAAACAAGAGCGAAATGAAGCATATGCTACACGCGCTTTGGAAACAATTCAAAATTTTGTAAATATTTAATTAAATTTCTTGCAAAGGCTACTAAGTTGTGATACGATTTAGTAGCCTTTATTGAGGTGAATTATATGGATGTGAATGTGAAGAAATTGTTACAATTATTCGTTGGATATTTACAAATTGAAAGAAATTATTCAAAATATACAATTGCAAGTTATCAAAATGATTTAGAACATTTTGTGCAATTTATGGAGCGAGAAGGCATATCCTCTTTTTTAGATGTTACATACGCGGATGTTCGTTTATACTTGACGACGTTGCACGATCAGAAGTTAGCCCGTAAATCTGTCGCAAGGAAAGTATCAAGCTTACGAAGTTTATATCGTTTTTTGATGCGTGAAGGTTATCAAAAAGATAATCCGTTTGCACTTGCGTCACTTCCCAAGAAAGAATTGTCAATCCCAAAGTTTTTATATGCTGAAGAGTTAGAGGAATTGTTTGAAGTTTCTGATACAGGGGCACCATTAGGTCAAAGGAATCAAGCTTTATTAGAGTTGATGTATGCAACTGGGATTCGTGTAAGCGAATGCGTTAATTTGCAACTTACCGACATTGACTTTGCAGTGGGAACAATTTTAGTGATGGGAAAAGGGAAAAAACAAAGATATATTCCGTTCGGAAGCTATGCACAAGATGCTTTAATTACTTATATAGAGAACGGGAGAAAACAGTTAGCTCAAAAGACTGAAGAACAATCTCATATGGTATTTTTAAATGCGAAAGGTAAGCCGTTAACAGATCAGGGTGTACGTTATGTTTTGAACGAACTCATTAAGAAAGCTTCACTTACAATGCGGATAAGTCCCCATATGTTAAGGCATACATTTGCTACACATATGTTGGATGAAGGAGCGGATTTACGTACTGTGCAGGAGCTATTAGGTCATGAGAATTTGTCAACCACACAAATTTATACGCATGTCTCTAAAGAAAGATTGCGTTCTGTGTACATGAAGCATCACCCGCGGGCATAAATTGCTTTTAAGGCTATAAAAACATATAAAGGAGTTTTTTCTATGGGAAATTTCCACGCTACAACGATATTTGCAGTTCATCATAATGGAGAATGTGCAATGGCTGGAGATGGTCAGGTAACGATGGGGAATGCTGTTGTAATGAAACATACAGCTCGCAAAGTTCGCAAACTTTTCCAAGGGAAAGTTTTAGCTGGTTTTGCAGGATCAGTTGCTGATGCATTTACTCTTTTTGAAATGTTTGAAGGGAAATTAGAAGAGTATAATGGCAATTTGCAGCGCGCTGCAGTTGAGATGGCGAAACAATGGCGTGGTGATAAAATGCTACGTCAGCTAGAAGCAATGCTCATTGTCATGGATAAAACAACGATGCTCCTTGTTTCAGGTACAGGAGAAGTGATTGAACCAGATGATGGTATTTTAGCAATTGGTTCAGGCGGACATTATGCACTTGCTGCTGGTCGTGCTTTAAAGCAACATGCAAGTGAACATTTAACAGCGAAACAAATTGCGAAGGCCAGTTTAGAAATTGCAGGCGATATTTGTGTTTATACGAACCACAACATAATTGTTGAAGAATTGTAGAATCGTAAGGGAGGCATTTTATATGCATTTACATTTTACTCCGCGTCAAATTGTGGAAAAATTAGATCAATACATCATCGGTCAAAAAGATGCAAAGAAAGCGGTTGCTGTAGCTCTACGAAATCGATACCGTCGCAGTAAATTAGTTGAAAATTTACGTGATGAAATTGCACCTAAAAACATTTTAATGATTGGACCGACAGGTGTTGGTAAAACAGAGGTAGCACGGCGAATGGCGAAACTCGTTGGAGCACCTTTTATTAAGGTTGAAGCGACGAAATTTACAGAAGTTGGATATGTGGGTCGAGATGTAGAGTCGATGGTCCGCGACCTTGTTGAAACGTCTGTTCGCATTGTGAAAGAGGAAATGGTAGTTAAAGTTCAAGATAAAGCAGAAGAGCAAGCGAATCAACGTCTTGTTGAAATTTTAGTGCCGAGTCCGGAGAAACAATCTGGATTTAAAAATCCATTAGAAATGCTTTTTGGTGGTAATCAAAATTCAAACCAAACATCTGATGCACAGGAAGATGATGAAATCGAAAAGAAACGTCAAGATGTGGAAAGAAAGCTTGCGGCAGGCCTTCTTGAAGATGAAGTGATATCGATCGAAGTGACGGAACAACAGTCTTCTATGTTTGATATGTTGCAAGGAACTGGCATGGAGCAAATGGGAATGAATTTCCAAGATGCACTAGGAAGTATCATGCCGAAAAAAACGAAAAAACGTAAACTTTCTGTAAAAGAAGCAAGAAAACTCTTGACAAATGAAGAGGCACAGCGCTTAATTGATATGGATGAAGTTACACAAGAGGCTGTTTATCGTGCTGAACAGCTCGGGATTATTTTTATCGATGAAATTGACAAAATTGCTGGTAAGCAGTCGAATAGCGTAGATGTATCGCGTGAAGGTGTGCAACGTGACATTTTACCGATTGTAGAAGGGTCGAATGTAGCAACGAAATACGGATCAGTAAAAACGGATTATATTTTATTTGTTGCAGCTGGAGCGTTCCATATGTCTAAACCGTCGGATTTAATTCCGGAATTGCAAGGGAGATTTCCGATTCGAGTAGAATTAACAAAATTATCGGCGGATGATTTTGTTAAAATATTAATCGAGCCTGACAATGCGCTAATTAAACAGTACACGGCGTTATTAGCGACTGAAGGTATAGAAATTGAATTTTCAGACGAAGCTATTCGTAAGATTGCTGAGATTGCTTATCAAGTTAATCAGGATACAGATAATATTGGAGCGAGAAGACTTCATACTGTTATGGAGAAGCTCCTTGAAGATTTATCGTTTGAGGCATCTGAAATTACGTTAGAGAAAATAACGATAACACCTCAATATGTTGAGGAAAAATTAGCGACAATAGCTAAAAATAAAGATGTGAGCCAGTTTATTTTGTAATAGTGTCATCAGGTGACTCGCCCTAGTTTCCAAGTGATGAAAAAATATGTAAGTAACATGTAGGAGGAAATTTTGAAATGGAATTATTAGCAAAAACGAGAAAATTAAATGCGTTATTACAGAGCGCAGCAGGAAAGCCTGTAAACTTTAGAGAGATGTCTGACACAATGTGTGAAGTAATTGAAGCGAACGTGTTCGTTGTAAGTCGTCGCGGTAAATTATTAGGATATGCGATTCACCAACAAATCGAAAACGAACGTATGAAGCACATGCTTGCAGAGCGTCAATTCCCAGAAGAGTATA
It encodes:
- the trmFO gene encoding FADH(2)-oxidizing methylenetetrahydrofolate--tRNA-(uracil(54)-C(5))-methyltransferase TrmFO → MTTQVVNVIGAGLAGSEAAYQIAKRGVQVKLYEMRPVRQTPAHHTDKFAELVCSNSLRANTLTNAVGVIKEEMRLMDSVIIRAADECSVPAGGALAVDRHEFAAKVTEYVKNHPNVTVMNEEITEIPEGPTVIATGPLTSPDLSAQLKKLTGEDYFYFYDAAAPIVEKDSIDMNKVYLKSRYDKGEAAYLNCPMTEEEFDRFYEALIAAETVPLKEFEKEIFFEGCMPVEVMASRGRQTLVFGPMKPVGLEDPKTGKTPYAVVQLRQDDAAGTLYNIVGFQTHLKWGPQKEVLQLIPGLENAEIVRYGVMHRNTFINSPNLLRPTYQYKQRDDLFFAGQMTGVEGYVESAASGLLAGINAARLVQGEEPVVLPPVTAMGSMANYITATNAKNFQPMNANFGLFTPLEKKIKKKQERNEAYATRALETIQNFVNI
- the xerC gene encoding tyrosine recombinase XerC yields the protein MNVKKLLQLFVGYLQIERNYSKYTIASYQNDLEHFVQFMEREGISSFLDVTYADVRLYLTTLHDQKLARKSVARKVSSLRSLYRFLMREGYQKDNPFALASLPKKELSIPKFLYAEELEELFEVSDTGAPLGQRNQALLELMYATGIRVSECVNLQLTDIDFAVGTILVMGKGKKQRYIPFGSYAQDALITYIENGRKQLAQKTEEQSHMVFLNAKGKPLTDQGVRYVLNELIKKASLTMRISPHMLRHTFATHMLDEGADLRTVQELLGHENLSTTQIYTHVSKERLRSVYMKHHPRA
- the hslV gene encoding ATP-dependent protease proteolytic subunit HslV — encoded protein: MGNFHATTIFAVHHNGECAMAGDGQVTMGNAVVMKHTARKVRKLFQGKVLAGFAGSVADAFTLFEMFEGKLEEYNGNLQRAAVEMAKQWRGDKMLRQLEAMLIVMDKTTMLLVSGTGEVIEPDDGILAIGSGGHYALAAGRALKQHASEHLTAKQIAKASLEIAGDICVYTNHNIIVEEL
- the hslU gene encoding ATP-dependent protease ATPase subunit HslU, producing MHLHFTPRQIVEKLDQYIIGQKDAKKAVAVALRNRYRRSKLVENLRDEIAPKNILMIGPTGVGKTEVARRMAKLVGAPFIKVEATKFTEVGYVGRDVESMVRDLVETSVRIVKEEMVVKVQDKAEEQANQRLVEILVPSPEKQSGFKNPLEMLFGGNQNSNQTSDAQEDDEIEKKRQDVERKLAAGLLEDEVISIEVTEQQSSMFDMLQGTGMEQMGMNFQDALGSIMPKKTKKRKLSVKEARKLLTNEEAQRLIDMDEVTQEAVYRAEQLGIIFIDEIDKIAGKQSNSVDVSREGVQRDILPIVEGSNVATKYGSVKTDYILFVAAGAFHMSKPSDLIPELQGRFPIRVELTKLSADDFVKILIEPDNALIKQYTALLATEGIEIEFSDEAIRKIAEIAYQVNQDTDNIGARRLHTVMEKLLEDLSFEASEITLEKITITPQYVEEKLATIAKNKDVSQFIL